From Saprospiraceae bacterium, one genomic window encodes:
- a CDS encoding fibrobacter succinogenes major paralogous domain-containing protein — MMKNFNPFWLTLLGSILIIHACRLGSTDECNAFKVTIVQLGTDQLEVNKENGLGPFSYEWSHGIGDFPKITVSESGLYSVTVTDHQNLCTSSASYNFTVSAGNGCGSFTAVQDSENNLYDIVTIGTQCWMQSNLSLEAGMQKLTNTQEWEAASGPAWCYYENDINNGPLFGKLYNRHAINKIKLCPDGWHIPTMADWEKLISHLGGYNEAGASLRKLDNLWSPGSPASNSSGFSALPGGRRQPGAATSFIGLGSYAGFWASQADSNLNNVIIILSNNQILKFNFPELNVGLSCRCVKN, encoded by the coding sequence ATGATGAAAAATTTCAATCCTTTTTGGCTGACCTTGCTGGGTTCAATACTTATCATACATGCCTGCAGACTAGGATCAACGGATGAGTGCAATGCTTTTAAAGTGACTATTGTCCAGCTTGGTACAGATCAACTCGAAGTTAATAAGGAAAATGGATTGGGACCCTTTTCCTATGAATGGAGTCATGGTATTGGAGATTTTCCAAAAATCACGGTAAGTGAATCAGGACTGTATTCGGTGACCGTTACTGATCATCAAAATTTGTGTACAAGTAGCGCTTCATATAATTTTACTGTATCCGCTGGAAATGGTTGCGGTTCATTTACAGCGGTGCAGGACAGTGAAAATAACCTTTATGACATCGTCACCATTGGTACTCAATGTTGGATGCAATCCAATTTATCCCTGGAGGCGGGTATGCAAAAATTAACCAATACCCAGGAATGGGAAGCAGCATCAGGTCCTGCATGGTGTTATTACGAAAATGATATAAACAATGGCCCCTTGTTTGGAAAATTGTACAACCGGCATGCGATCAACAAAATAAAATTATGTCCGGATGGCTGGCATATTCCCACGATGGCTGATTGGGAAAAGTTGATCTCGCATTTGGGAGGATACAATGAAGCTGGAGCAAGTCTGAGAAAACTGGATAATTTATGGAGCCCCGGTTCGCCGGCAAGCAATTCTAGTGGTTTTAGTGCACTACCCGGAGGCCGGAGACAACCTGGAGCTGCGACGAGTTTTATTGGACTTGGTTCCTATGCGGGGTTTTGGGCTTCACAGGCAGATAGCAATCTGAACAATGTTATCATTATACTCAGCAACAACCAGATTCTAAAATTTAATTTTCCAGAGCTTAATGTAGGATTAAGTTGCAGGTGCGTTAAAAATTAA
- a CDS encoding response regulator transcription factor: MDVDPNGYFYGMFLHSFKVSQSKYFWLIAVFLLGELNAYSEKNNQENDKINLALRRTADQLLRLSGDSMSRIPAIQQKATSNWRIQLNHTFSYEALPELLQSSLDLYGISSSYTVSIKRCADDSIDLGFHKLDLTINSEIPCAGRTPPDGCHYIDLEFLPSAQSTSVWRLKETVLLFALMGFIGVLIYKIKRAIPKKTEVQNQNWIYFGDSKLDLINQKLSCNQITVSLTFREAKLLHLFIVHKNKLLDREFILQEVWADEGVLVGRSIDVFVSRLRKKLASDPGVNIVGVHGIGYRLETAE; the protein is encoded by the coding sequence ATGGATGTTGATCCAAATGGCTATTTTTATGGCATGTTTTTGCATTCTTTCAAAGTAAGTCAATCAAAATATTTTTGGTTAATAGCTGTTTTTCTACTTGGTGAGTTAAATGCTTATTCTGAGAAAAATAATCAAGAAAACGATAAAATCAATTTGGCATTGAGAAGAACGGCAGATCAACTCTTGCGCTTATCCGGAGATAGCATGAGCAGGATACCCGCCATTCAGCAAAAAGCAACATCCAACTGGCGCATTCAATTGAACCACACTTTTTCGTATGAGGCTCTGCCGGAATTGTTACAATCATCACTGGATCTTTACGGTATTTCTTCCAGCTATACCGTGAGCATTAAACGTTGTGCTGACGATAGCATCGATTTGGGATTTCACAAGTTAGATTTAACAATAAACTCCGAAATTCCATGTGCGGGAAGAACTCCACCAGATGGTTGTCATTACATTGATCTTGAGTTTTTGCCCTCTGCTCAATCTACATCTGTCTGGCGACTTAAAGAGACTGTATTGCTTTTTGCCCTTATGGGTTTTATCGGTGTATTGATTTACAAAATAAAGAGAGCAATACCAAAAAAGACTGAAGTCCAAAATCAAAACTGGATTTATTTTGGAGATTCAAAACTAGATCTTATCAATCAAAAACTGAGTTGCAATCAAATCACAGTGTCCCTTACTTTTCGCGAAGCCAAGCTTCTTCATTTGTTTATTGTGCACAAGAATAAACTTCTTGATCGGGAATTTATTCTTCAGGAAGTTTGGGCCGATGAAGGCGTTTTAGTGGGTCGGAGCATCGATGTTTTTGTCTCCCGATTGAGAAAAAAATTGGCTTCAGATCCTGGTGTCAACATTGTTGGTGTCCACGGCATTGGATATCGGTTGGAAACAGCAGAATAG